The following are encoded in a window of Candidatus Melainabacteria bacterium RIFOXYA2_FULL_32_9 genomic DNA:
- a CDS encoding 4-hydroxy-tetrahydrodipicolinate reductase, protein MAAETKKIKVAVCGACGKMGQEVVRTVNKEEDMQLVAAIDIANVGKDIGDIIGNKSQGVIITESLKDALTKNQVDAIVDFTSPECIFENAKIALNCNIRPVIGTTGLSDEQLKEIEKLSKEKNISALVAPNFAIGAVLMMMFAANASKYFDHAEIIELHHNRKKDAPSGTAIKTAQLMTKQQSQFGADNTPETEYFKGSRGGVTESNIHIHSVRLPGFVAHQEVIFGAPGQALTIRHDSFDRVSFMPGVALAIRYVMQHNNFVYGLENIL, encoded by the coding sequence ATGGCAGCAGAAACTAAGAAAATTAAAGTAGCAGTATGCGGTGCATGCGGTAAAATGGGCCAGGAAGTGGTCAGAACCGTCAATAAGGAAGAAGACATGCAATTAGTTGCAGCTATAGATATAGCTAATGTTGGCAAAGATATTGGTGATATTATAGGAAATAAGTCACAAGGTGTCATTATTACTGAATCACTTAAAGATGCACTTACTAAAAATCAGGTTGATGCAATTGTTGATTTTACAAGTCCTGAATGTATTTTTGAAAATGCTAAAATTGCGCTTAATTGCAATATTAGACCTGTAATAGGCACTACTGGTTTATCTGATGAGCAATTAAAAGAAATAGAAAAATTATCAAAAGAGAAAAATATATCAGCATTAGTTGCCCCAAATTTTGCAATTGGCGCAGTATTAATGATGATGTTTGCAGCAAATGCATCAAAATACTTCGATCACGCAGAAATTATAGAACTTCATCATAATAGGAAAAAAGATGCCCCTTCAGGAACTGCTATTAAAACTGCCCAACTGATGACAAAACAACAATCACAATTTGGAGCAGATAATACCCCTGAAACAGAATACTTTAAGGGCTCAAGAGGCGGAGTCACAGAATCTAACATTCATATTCACAGTGTTAGATTACCAGGCTTTGTAGCTCATCAGGAAGTTATCTTTGGAGCACCGGGACAAGCCCTCACTATACGTCATGATTCCTTTGACAGAGTAAGCTTTATGCCTGGTGTCGCATTAGCAATCAGATATGTAATGCAGCATAATAATTTTGTCTATGGACTAGAGAATATTTTGTAG